Proteins encoded in a region of the Pseudomonas sp. GOM7 genome:
- the xdhC gene encoding xanthine dehydrogenase accessory protein XdhC: MSWISALAELQDKGEPCVLVTIIEEHGSTPRNAGSKMIVTAERIFETIGGGHLEYKAMAMAREMLASRTQDTRLERFALGASLGQCCGGATVLLFEPMGQPQAQIAVFGAGHVGRALVPLLASLPCKVRWIDAREQEFPEQIPPGVQKIVDDEVVDEVASMPPGSYFIVMTHDHQLDLELTAAILKRGDFAYFGLIGSKTKRVKFEHRLRQRGLDEATLARMRCPMGLPEVKGKLPMEIAVSIAGEVIASYNATFGQDVKKGESSVARLLPASRRS; encoded by the coding sequence ATGAGCTGGATCAGCGCCCTCGCCGAGCTGCAGGACAAGGGCGAGCCCTGCGTGCTGGTGACCATAATCGAAGAGCACGGCTCGACGCCGCGCAATGCCGGCTCGAAGATGATCGTCACCGCCGAGCGCATCTTTGAAACCATCGGCGGCGGCCATCTGGAATACAAGGCCATGGCCATGGCTCGCGAGATGCTCGCCAGCCGCACCCAGGACACCCGCCTGGAGCGCTTCGCCCTCGGCGCCAGCCTCGGCCAGTGCTGTGGCGGCGCCACCGTGCTGCTGTTCGAGCCCATGGGCCAGCCGCAGGCGCAGATCGCCGTGTTCGGCGCCGGCCATGTCGGCCGTGCGCTGGTGCCGCTGCTGGCCAGCCTGCCGTGTAAAGTGCGCTGGATCGACGCGCGCGAGCAGGAATTTCCCGAGCAGATTCCACCCGGCGTACAGAAGATCGTCGACGACGAAGTGGTCGATGAAGTGGCGAGCATGCCCCCTGGCAGCTACTTCATCGTCATGACCCATGATCACCAACTCGATCTGGAGCTGACAGCGGCGATCCTCAAACGCGGCGACTTCGCCTACTTCGGCCTGATCGGCTCGAAGACCAAGCGCGTCAAGTTCGAGCACCGCCTGCGTCAACGCGGCCTGGACGAGGCCACGCTGGCGCGCATGCGTTGCCCCATGGGCCTGCCCGAAGTGAAGGGCAAGCTGCCCATGGAGATCGCCGTGTCCATCGCCGGCGAAGTGATCGCCAGCTACAACGCCACCTTCGGCCAGGATGTGAAGAAGGGCGAATCCAGCGTCGCCAGGTTGCTGCCGGCCTCACGCCGCTCCTGA
- a CDS encoding PLDc N-terminal domain-containing protein produces the protein MGSTLSSLIGLAIFALDIWAIINVLKSSAETGIKILWVLLILLLPVLGLIIWALAGPRGNVRL, from the coding sequence ATGGGCTCTACCCTCAGCAGCCTGATCGGCCTGGCCATCTTCGCCCTGGATATCTGGGCCATCATCAACGTGCTGAAAAGCAGCGCCGAAACCGGCATCAAGATTCTCTGGGTGCTGCTGATCCTCCTCCTGCCGGTGCTGGGCCTGATCATCTGGGCACTGGCCGGGCCGCGAGGTAACGTGCGGCTATGA
- a CDS encoding cysteine hydrolase family protein, which yields MSRPQTMFQLTGRGHAAASLSNATLVIIDAQEEYRSGVLALPGLDAALEEIATLLAAARSAGTPIVHVKHLGIPGGLLDPSGPRGRHLPEAEPLPGEIVVEKRLPNAFAGTELHDRLQSLGHLNLIVCGFMTHSSISTTVRAAKDYGYRCTLVDAACATRDLPAPDGSVIAADEVHRIEMIALGDNFATLVPNAKSLV from the coding sequence ATGTCCCGTCCGCAAACCATGTTCCAGCTCACCGGCCGTGGCCATGCAGCGGCCAGCCTGAGCAATGCGACCCTGGTGATCATCGATGCTCAAGAAGAATATCGCAGCGGCGTGCTCGCCCTGCCGGGCCTGGATGCCGCCCTGGAGGAGATCGCCACGCTGCTGGCCGCCGCGCGCAGTGCCGGCACGCCCATCGTCCACGTCAAGCACCTGGGCATTCCCGGCGGCCTGCTCGACCCCAGCGGCCCACGCGGCCGCCATCTGCCGGAAGCCGAGCCGCTACCCGGCGAGATCGTGGTGGAAAAACGCCTACCCAACGCCTTTGCCGGTACCGAGCTGCATGACCGCCTGCAGAGCCTCGGCCATCTGAACCTCATCGTCTGCGGTTTCATGACCCATTCGAGCATCAGCACCACGGTGCGCGCTGCCAAGGACTATGGTTATCGCTGTACCCTGGTCGATGCCGCCTGCGCCACCCGTGATCTGCCGGCACCGGACGGCAGCGTGATCGCCGCTGACGAAGTGCACCGGATCGAGATGATCGCCCTGGGTGACAACTTCGCCACCCTGGTGCCAAACGCCAAGTCGCTGGTCTGA
- a CDS encoding alpha/beta hydrolase, which produces MPVCHYSHLIMLRALLLTLTLITGLAQASTTRQLPISLDTDQGTLYGSLLLPQSDKPVPVALLIAGSGPTDRNGNNPEGGHNDALEKLAQVLARNGIASLRYDKRGVAASRAATPDERDLSVERYVADAQGWARQLKSDPRFDRLILIGHSEGALIASLAAQDGQADALVSIAGPALPIGQVLDMQLAMRLPPPLLDESRHILANLIRGKLQPQVPKELQAIYRPSVQPYLISLLRQDPAANFAALHIPALIVQGTHDAQVSPENAELLKQAKPDAELALIPGMNHVMRITPAPWKEQLASYDDPQLPLARALGERIVTFIRSSAEENGR; this is translated from the coding sequence ATGCCAGTCTGCCACTACAGCCACCTCATCATGCTACGAGCCCTGCTCTTGACCCTCACCCTGATCACCGGCCTGGCCCAGGCCAGCACCACCCGGCAATTGCCCATCAGCCTCGACACCGACCAGGGCACCCTGTACGGCAGCCTGCTGTTGCCACAGAGCGACAAGCCGGTGCCGGTGGCGCTGCTGATCGCTGGCTCCGGCCCCACCGACCGCAACGGCAACAACCCCGAAGGCGGCCATAACGACGCACTGGAGAAGCTGGCCCAGGTGTTGGCGCGCAATGGCATCGCCAGCCTGCGCTACGACAAGCGCGGTGTAGCCGCCAGCCGTGCCGCCACCCCGGACGAGCGCGACCTCAGCGTCGAGCGCTACGTGGCCGATGCCCAGGGCTGGGCCAGGCAGCTCAAGAGCGACCCGCGCTTCGACCGGCTCATCCTCATCGGCCACAGTGAAGGCGCGCTGATCGCCAGCCTGGCGGCGCAGGATGGCCAGGCCGATGCCCTGGTGTCCATCGCCGGCCCTGCCCTGCCCATCGGCCAGGTGCTGGACATGCAACTGGCCATGCGTCTGCCACCGCCCTTGCTGGACGAGAGCCGGCACATCCTCGCCAATCTGATTCGCGGCAAACTGCAGCCGCAGGTGCCCAAAGAGCTGCAAGCGATCTATCGCCCCAGCGTGCAGCCCTATCTGATCAGCCTGCTGCGCCAGGATCCGGCGGCGAACTTCGCCGCCCTGCACATCCCCGCGCTGATCGTGCAGGGCACCCACGACGCCCAGGTCAGCCCAGAAAACGCCGAACTGCTCAAGCAGGCCAAACCCGATGCCGAGCTGGCACTGATCCCCGGCATGAACCACGTCATGCGCATCACCCCGGCGCCCTGGAAGGAACAACTGGCATCCTACGACGATCCGCAGCTACCCTTGGCCCGTGCGCTGGGTGAACGCATCGTCACCTTCATTCGCTCCAGCGCGGAGGAAAACGGCCGATAA
- the aroC gene encoding chorismate synthase, with amino-acid sequence MSGNTYGKLFTVTTAGESHGPALVAIVDGCPPGLELTLEDMQRDLDRRKPGTSRHTTQRQEADEVEILSGVFEGKTTGCAIGLLIRNTDQKSKDYSAIKDLFRPAHADYTYHHKYGIRDYRGGGRSSARETAMRVAAGAIAKKYLATQGIVVRGYMSQLGPIEIPFKTWDSVEDNAFFSPDPAKVPELEAYMDQLRRDQDSVGAKITVVAEGVMPGLGEPIFDRLDAELAHALMSINAVKGVEIGAGFASVAQRGTEHRDELTPEGFLSNNAGGILGGISSGQPIVAHLALKPTSSITTPGRSIDVDGNPVDVITKGRHDPCVGIRATPIAEAMMAIVLMDHLLRHRAQNADVRVTTPVLGQL; translated from the coding sequence ATGTCCGGCAATACCTACGGCAAGCTGTTCACCGTCACCACCGCTGGCGAAAGCCATGGCCCGGCCCTGGTCGCCATCGTCGACGGTTGCCCGCCGGGCCTGGAGCTGACGCTGGAGGACATGCAGCGCGACCTCGACCGGCGCAAGCCGGGCACCAGCCGCCATACCACGCAGCGCCAGGAAGCCGACGAGGTGGAAATCCTCTCCGGGGTGTTCGAGGGCAAGACCACCGGCTGCGCCATCGGCTTGCTGATCCGCAACACCGACCAGAAGTCCAAGGACTATTCGGCGATCAAGGACCTGTTCCGCCCGGCCCACGCCGACTATACCTACCACCACAAGTACGGTATCCGCGACTACCGTGGTGGCGGCCGCAGCTCGGCGCGGGAAACCGCCATGCGCGTGGCGGCCGGCGCCATCGCCAAGAAGTACCTGGCCACCCAGGGCATCGTCGTGCGTGGCTACATGAGCCAGCTCGGCCCCATCGAGATCCCGTTCAAGACCTGGGACAGCGTCGAGGACAACGCCTTCTTCAGCCCTGATCCGGCCAAGGTGCCGGAGCTGGAGGCCTACATGGATCAACTGCGTCGCGACCAGGATTCGGTCGGCGCGAAGATCACCGTGGTGGCCGAAGGGGTGATGCCGGGCCTCGGCGAGCCGATCTTCGACCGCCTGGACGCCGAGCTGGCTCACGCGCTCATGAGCATCAACGCGGTCAAGGGCGTGGAGATCGGTGCCGGTTTCGCCAGCGTCGCCCAGCGCGGCACCGAGCACCGCGACGAGCTGACCCCGGAGGGTTTCCTCTCCAACAACGCCGGCGGCATTCTCGGCGGCATCTCCAGCGGCCAGCCGATCGTCGCCCACCTGGCGCTCAAGCCGACCTCCAGCATCACCACCCCAGGACGCTCCATCGACGTTGATGGCAACCCGGTGGATGTGATCACCAAGGGCCGTCACGACCCCTGCGTGGGCATTCGTGCCACGCCGATCGCCGAGGCGATGATGGCCATCGTGCTGATGGATCATTTGCTGCGGCACCGCGCGCAGAACGCCGACGTGCGCGTGACCACGCCAGTACTGGGCCAGCTATGA
- the xdhB gene encoding xanthine dehydrogenase molybdopterin binding subunit: MSKHAAEKPQDELAELFRAGMTSGVGRSVKHESADKHVCGEALYVDDRLEFPNQLHVYARQSERAHARIQRIDTRPCYEIPGVAIAITKDDVPGQLDIGPVLAGDPLLADGKVEYVGQVVLAVAANSLEAARQAAMAAIVEYEDLEPVLDVVEALRKQHFVLASHTHRIGDSARELAGAKHRLKGSLHIGGQEHFYLETQVASVMPSEDGGMLVYSSTQNPTEVQKLVAEVLGVPMNKVVIDMRRMGGGFGGKETQAAGPACLCAVIAHLTGRPTKMRLPRMEDMSMTGKRHPFYVEYDVGFDDDGLLHGIEMDLAGNCGYSPDLSGAIVDRAMFHADNAYFLGNATINGHRCKTNTASNTAYRGFGGPQGMLAIEEVMDAVARHLGKDPLEVRKLNYYGKTERNLTHYHQTVEHNVIHEMTAELEQSCDYAARREAIRAFNAANPVLKKGLALTPVKFGISFTSSFLNQAGALIHVYTDGSIHLNHGGTEMGQGLNTKVAQIVAEVFQVDIARIQITATNTDKVPNTSPTAASSGTDLNGMAAKNAAETIKQRLVEFLQREYRVYAEDVEFKGGQVRVRDRYLSFEQVIQQAYVGQVSLSSTGFYRTPKIFYDRDKAAGRPFYYYAYGVACVEVLIDTLTGEYRMLRADILHDVGDSLNPAIDIGQVEGAFVQGMGWLTTEELVWNDKGKLLTNGPASYKIPAIADMPLDLRVKLVENRKNPEDTVFHSKAVGEPPFMLGIAAWCAIKDAVASLADYRVQPRIDAPATPERVLWGVQQLQAASLKPQVQESSEVSA, encoded by the coding sequence ATGTCTAAGCACGCCGCCGAAAAGCCCCAGGACGAACTGGCCGAGCTGTTCCGCGCCGGCATGACCAGCGGCGTGGGCCGCAGCGTCAAGCACGAGAGCGCGGACAAGCACGTCTGCGGCGAGGCGCTGTACGTCGACGACCGCCTGGAGTTCCCCAACCAGTTGCACGTCTATGCACGCCAGTCCGAACGCGCCCATGCACGCATCCAGCGCATCGACACCCGCCCCTGCTACGAGATTCCCGGCGTGGCCATCGCCATCACCAAGGATGACGTACCGGGGCAACTGGACATCGGCCCGGTGTTAGCCGGTGACCCGCTACTGGCCGACGGCAAGGTGGAGTACGTCGGCCAGGTGGTGCTGGCGGTGGCCGCCAATAGCCTGGAGGCGGCGCGTCAGGCAGCCATGGCTGCCATAGTCGAATACGAGGATCTGGAGCCGGTGCTCGACGTGGTCGAAGCCCTGCGCAAGCAGCACTTCGTGCTCGCCAGCCACACCCACCGCATCGGCGACTCGGCCCGCGAACTGGCCGGAGCAAAGCATCGCCTCAAGGGCAGCCTGCATATCGGCGGCCAGGAGCACTTCTACCTGGAAACCCAGGTGGCCTCGGTGATGCCCAGCGAAGACGGCGGCATGCTGGTGTACAGCTCGACGCAGAACCCCACCGAGGTGCAGAAACTGGTGGCCGAGGTGCTCGGCGTGCCGATGAACAAGGTGGTCATCGACATGCGCCGCATGGGTGGTGGCTTCGGCGGCAAAGAAACCCAGGCCGCCGGCCCGGCCTGCCTCTGTGCGGTGATCGCGCACCTCACCGGGCGGCCGACCAAGATGCGCCTGCCGCGCATGGAAGACATGAGCATGACCGGCAAGCGTCACCCCTTCTACGTCGAATACGACGTCGGCTTCGACGACGACGGCCTGCTACACGGCATCGAGATGGATCTGGCCGGCAACTGCGGCTATTCGCCGGATCTGTCCGGCGCCATCGTCGACCGCGCCATGTTCCATGCCGACAACGCCTACTTCCTCGGCAATGCCACCATCAATGGCCACCGCTGCAAGACCAACACCGCCTCCAACACCGCCTACCGCGGCTTCGGCGGCCCGCAGGGCATGCTCGCCATCGAGGAAGTGATGGATGCCGTGGCTCGCCACCTGGGCAAGGATCCGCTGGAGGTGCGCAAACTCAACTACTACGGCAAGACCGAGCGCAACCTCACCCACTACCACCAGACGGTCGAGCACAACGTCATCCACGAGATGACCGCCGAGCTGGAGCAGAGTTGTGACTACGCCGCGCGGCGCGAAGCCATCCGCGCCTTCAATGCCGCCAACCCGGTGCTGAAGAAGGGCCTGGCCCTGACCCCGGTGAAGTTCGGCATCAGCTTCACCTCCAGCTTTCTCAACCAGGCCGGCGCGCTGATCCACGTCTACACCGACGGTTCGATCCACCTCAACCACGGCGGCACCGAGATGGGCCAGGGGCTCAACACCAAGGTGGCGCAGATCGTCGCCGAGGTGTTCCAGGTGGACATCGCGCGCATCCAGATCACCGCCACCAACACCGACAAGGTGCCCAATACCTCGCCCACGGCTGCGTCCAGCGGCACCGACCTCAACGGCATGGCGGCGAAGAACGCCGCCGAGACCATCAAGCAGCGCCTGGTGGAGTTCCTCCAGCGCGAGTACCGGGTGTATGCCGAGGACGTGGAGTTCAAGGGTGGCCAGGTGCGCGTGCGCGACCGCTACCTGTCGTTCGAGCAGGTGATCCAGCAGGCCTATGTCGGCCAGGTGTCGCTGTCCTCCACCGGCTTCTACCGCACGCCGAAGATCTTCTACGACCGCGACAAGGCCGCCGGCCGCCCCTTCTACTACTACGCCTACGGCGTGGCCTGCGTGGAAGTGCTGATCGACACCCTGACCGGCGAATACCGCATGCTGCGCGCCGACATCCTGCACGACGTTGGCGACTCGCTGAACCCGGCCATCGACATCGGCCAGGTGGAAGGTGCCTTCGTCCAGGGCATGGGCTGGCTGACCACAGAAGAACTGGTGTGGAACGACAAGGGCAAGCTGCTGACCAATGGCCCGGCCAGCTACAAGATTCCGGCCATCGCCGACATGCCCCTCGACCTGCGGGTGAAGCTGGTGGAGAACCGCAAGAATCCCGAGGACACCGTGTTCCACTCCAAGGCCGTCGGCGAGCCGCCGTTCATGCTCGGCATCGCCGCCTGGTGCGCGATCAAGGATGCCGTGGCCAGCCTGGCCGATTACCGGGTGCAACCGCGGATCGACGCCCCGGCCACGCCTGAGCGTGTGCTATGGGGCGTGCAGCAGCTGCAAGCGGCAAGCCTCAAGCCGCAAGTTCAAGAAAGCAGCGAGGTGAGTGCATGA
- a CDS encoding MFS transporter → MTASLPYWRLSGFYFFYFALLGGTAPFLALYFDHLGFSPARIGELIAIPMLMRCLAPNLWGWLGDRSGQRLLIVRFGALCTLVCFAGIFFDQSYAWLALIMATHAFFWHAVLPQFEVITLAHLREQAARYSQIRLWGSIGFIVAVVGLGLLFEWLSLDAYPAALLVIMAGIVISSFWVPNAQPLQRPNTPEQGGFLRQLRRPGIAAFYLCVGLMQLSNGPYYTFLTLHLEGVGYSRGAIGLFWALGVVAEIVLFLLMARLLQRYSLRSVLLASFLITAVRWLLLGNLAQYLPLLLLAQCMHAATFGAFHAACIHFVQRSFADRQQGQAQALYVSLAGIGGALGALYAGYSWKGLGPAWTFAIASLVALLAAIIIATRLPPERP, encoded by the coding sequence ATGACTGCTTCTCTGCCGTATTGGCGCCTGTCCGGCTTTTATTTCTTCTACTTCGCCCTGCTCGGGGGGACGGCGCCGTTCCTGGCGCTGTACTTCGACCACCTGGGTTTTTCCCCGGCGCGCATCGGCGAGCTGATCGCCATTCCCATGCTGATGCGCTGCCTGGCGCCGAATCTGTGGGGCTGGCTGGGCGACCGTAGCGGCCAGCGCCTGTTGATCGTGCGTTTTGGCGCGCTGTGCACCCTGGTCTGCTTCGCCGGTATCTTCTTCGATCAGAGCTACGCCTGGCTGGCGCTGATCATGGCCACTCACGCCTTCTTCTGGCACGCGGTGCTGCCGCAGTTCGAGGTGATCACCCTGGCCCACCTGCGCGAGCAGGCCGCGCGCTACAGCCAGATCCGCCTGTGGGGCAGCATCGGCTTCATCGTCGCCGTGGTCGGCCTCGGCCTGTTGTTCGAGTGGCTCAGCCTGGATGCCTACCCGGCGGCGCTGCTGGTGATCATGGCCGGTATCGTCATCAGCAGTTTCTGGGTGCCCAATGCGCAGCCCTTGCAGCGGCCGAATACGCCTGAGCAGGGCGGCTTCCTGCGTCAGTTGCGGCGTCCGGGGATTGCCGCGTTCTACCTCTGCGTCGGCTTGATGCAGTTGAGCAACGGCCCGTACTACACTTTCCTGACCCTGCACCTGGAGGGCGTCGGCTACAGCCGGGGTGCCATCGGCCTGTTCTGGGCGCTGGGGGTGGTGGCGGAGATCGTCCTGTTCCTGCTGATGGCGCGCCTGCTGCAGCGCTATTCGCTGCGCAGCGTATTGCTGGCCAGTTTCCTCATCACCGCCGTGCGCTGGCTGTTGCTGGGCAACCTGGCCCAGTACCTGCCGCTGCTGTTGTTGGCGCAGTGCATGCACGCTGCCACTTTCGGCGCCTTCCATGCTGCCTGCATTCACTTCGTGCAGCGCAGTTTCGCCGACCGCCAGCAGGGCCAGGCTCAGGCGCTCTATGTCAGCCTGGCCGGGATCGGCGGCGCCCTCGGCGCGCTGTACGCTGGTTATAGCTGGAAGGGCCTGGGCCCGGCCTGGACCTTCGCCATCGCCAGTCTGGTAGCCTTGCTCGCAGCCATCATCATCGCCACCCGTCTGCCGCCCGAGCGGCCCTGA
- a CDS encoding histidine phosphatase family protein, with protein sequence MRCLWLLALLLPLGSAAAGADDAWQALREGRALLLMRHATAPGTGDPANFRLDQCATQRNLDAQGRAEARRWGELLARQGIERPRILSSRWCRARDTASGLQLGPVQPLAALDSFFQQRSDGAEQTAELIRTINQLPVGAPLVLVSHQVNITALTGIFPASGEGLILPLPLSPRAQPLARIPAP encoded by the coding sequence ATGAGGTGCCTGTGGCTGCTGGCGTTGCTGTTACCGCTCGGCAGCGCCGCAGCAGGGGCGGACGACGCCTGGCAGGCCCTGCGCGAAGGCCGCGCGCTGTTGCTCATGCGTCATGCCACGGCGCCGGGCACCGGGGACCCGGCGAACTTTCGCCTGGATCAGTGTGCCACCCAACGCAACCTCGATGCCCAGGGGCGCGCCGAAGCACGGCGCTGGGGCGAACTGCTGGCGCGTCAGGGCATCGAACGGCCGCGCATCCTCAGTAGTCGCTGGTGCCGCGCGCGGGATACCGCCAGCGGCCTGCAGCTTGGCCCGGTGCAGCCGCTGGCGGCACTGGATTCCTTCTTTCAGCAGCGTAGCGACGGTGCTGAGCAGACCGCCGAGCTGATCCGCACGATCAATCAATTGCCGGTCGGTGCGCCTCTGGTGCTGGTGTCCCATCAGGTCAACATCACCGCCCTGACGGGGATCTTTCCCGCCTCCGGCGAAGGGCTGATTCTCCCCTTGCCGCTAAGTCCGCGCGCCCAGCCGCTGGCACGCATTCCGGCGCCTTAG
- the prmB gene encoding 50S ribosomal protein L3 N(5)-glutamine methyltransferase produces MTAPNTRLRTLRDYIRWAVSRFQANQLFFGHGTDNAWDEARQLVLGALHLPWEINDAYLDCRLEDDEHAHLQALLKRRIEERVPTAYLLGEAWFCGLPFIVDERVLVPRSPIAELIDRHFAPWLPTEPARVLDLCTGSGCIGIACAYEFPEAEVVLADLSFDALEVANQNIEHHGLQERVYCVQGDGFAGLPGQRFDLIVSNPPYVDAEDFADMPAEYQHEPAMGLACGDDGLDLVRRMLAEAADHLTERGVLIVEVGNSQVHVEALYPEVDFTWLDFQRGGHGVFLLAAKQCREHQALFRSRLAG; encoded by the coding sequence ATGACCGCTCCCAACACCCGTTTACGCACCCTGCGCGACTATATCCGCTGGGCTGTCAGCCGCTTCCAGGCCAATCAGTTGTTCTTCGGCCATGGCACCGACAATGCCTGGGACGAGGCGCGTCAACTGGTGCTCGGTGCCCTGCATCTACCCTGGGAAATCAACGATGCCTACCTCGACTGCCGGCTCGAGGATGACGAGCATGCCCATCTGCAGGCCTTGCTCAAACGTCGTATCGAGGAACGTGTGCCCACCGCTTACCTGCTGGGCGAGGCCTGGTTCTGCGGCTTGCCATTCATCGTCGACGAGCGCGTGCTGGTGCCGCGTTCGCCCATTGCCGAACTGATCGACCGGCATTTCGCCCCCTGGCTGCCCACCGAGCCGGCGCGGGTGCTCGACCTGTGCACGGGTTCCGGTTGCATCGGCATCGCTTGCGCCTACGAGTTCCCCGAGGCGGAAGTGGTGCTGGCCGACCTGTCGTTCGACGCGCTGGAGGTGGCCAACCAGAACATCGAGCATCATGGCCTGCAAGAGCGCGTCTATTGCGTGCAGGGCGACGGTTTCGCCGGGCTGCCGGGGCAGCGTTTCGACCTGATCGTCTCCAACCCGCCTTATGTCGACGCCGAGGATTTCGCCGACATGCCCGCCGAATACCAGCACGAGCCGGCCATGGGCCTGGCCTGCGGCGATGATGGCCTGGATCTGGTACGGCGCATGCTGGCCGAGGCGGCCGATCATCTGACCGAACGTGGTGTACTGATCGTCGAGGTGGGCAACAGCCAGGTGCATGTCGAAGCGCTGTACCCGGAGGTGGACTTCACCTGGCTGGACTTCCAGCGCGGTGGCCATGGCGTGTTCCTGCTGGCGGCCAAGCAGTGCCGCGAGCATCAGGCGCTGTTCCGTTCGCGCCTCGCAGGCTGA
- a CDS encoding acireductone dioxygenase yields MSSLAVHLHTSPQLPNKVLNHADDIASTLAAVGIDYRQLELPAALRPGCEQAEFDAAYGLWLQALMGEQGYVWQELFNLQRNHPQKLELRARHLDEQVQGATSAWLFLAGFAQLSLHLDGHVYVLQGERGDLLTLPAGTRHWFDLGEEPHALVLRLSASDEAPALTGEEIASRFPRLGD; encoded by the coding sequence ATGAGCAGCCTCGCCGTCCACCTGCATACTTCCCCGCAACTGCCGAACAAGGTACTGAACCACGCCGATGACATCGCCAGCACCCTGGCGGCGGTGGGCATCGACTATCGCCAACTGGAGCTGCCGGCCGCGCTGCGCCCCGGCTGCGAGCAGGCCGAGTTCGACGCGGCCTATGGCCTGTGGCTGCAGGCCTTGATGGGTGAGCAGGGCTATGTGTGGCAGGAGTTGTTCAACCTGCAGCGCAACCACCCGCAGAAGCTGGAGCTGCGCGCCCGTCATCTGGACGAGCAGGTGCAGGGCGCGACCAGCGCCTGGTTGTTCCTCGCCGGCTTCGCCCAGCTCAGCTTGCACCTGGATGGCCATGTGTACGTGCTGCAGGGCGAGCGTGGCGATCTGCTGACCTTGCCGGCCGGCACCCGCCACTGGTTCGACCTGGGTGAGGAGCCGCATGCCCTGGTGCTGCGCCTGAGCGCCAGCGACGAGGCGCCCGCGCTGACGGGCGAGGAAATCGCCAGCCGTTTCCCGCGGCTGGGGGATTGA
- the guaD gene encoding guanine deaminase codes for MSDTRKAYRAAILHSLADPAQVGVERSYQYFEDGILLIEDGQVAQVGAAAELLPKLTGVEIQHYQDALITPGFIDTHIHYPQTGMIASYGEQLLDWLNTYTFPTERQFADKAHASEVAAIFLQELLRNGTTTALVFGTVHPQSVDAFFEQAEKLDLRMIAGKVLMDRNAPDYLCDTAESGYAESKALIERWHGKGRLHYAVTPRFAPTSTPEQLELAGKLLSEYPDLYMHTHLSENRQEIEWVKALFPERQGYLDVYHHHRLTGPRAVFAHGVHLCDEECQRLAETGSAVAFCPTSNLFLGSGLFDLNKLERHGVRVGLGTDVGAGTSFSQLQSLNEAYKVMQLQGKKLDPFKSLYLATLGGAHALYLDERLGNFLPGKDADFIVLDYHATPLLRYRMQQARSLEERLFALTMLGDDRAVRETFAAGVSVHQRD; via the coding sequence ATGAGTGACACCCGCAAAGCCTACCGCGCAGCCATCCTGCACAGCCTCGCCGACCCGGCGCAGGTCGGCGTCGAGCGCTCCTACCAGTACTTCGAGGACGGCATCCTGCTGATCGAGGATGGCCAGGTCGCCCAGGTTGGCGCGGCGGCCGAACTGTTGCCGAAGCTGACCGGCGTGGAAATCCAGCACTACCAGGACGCGCTGATCACCCCCGGCTTCATCGACACCCATATCCATTACCCGCAGACCGGCATGATCGCCTCCTACGGCGAACAACTGCTGGACTGGCTCAACACCTACACCTTCCCCACCGAGCGCCAGTTCGCCGACAAGGCCCATGCCAGCGAAGTGGCGGCGATCTTCCTCCAGGAGCTGCTGCGCAACGGCACCACCACTGCCCTGGTGTTCGGCACCGTGCACCCGCAGTCGGTGGACGCCTTCTTCGAGCAGGCCGAAAAGCTCGACCTGCGCATGATCGCCGGCAAGGTGCTGATGGATCGCAACGCCCCGGACTACCTGTGCGACACGGCAGAAAGCGGCTATGCCGAGAGCAAGGCGCTGATCGAACGCTGGCACGGCAAGGGCCGCCTGCACTACGCCGTCACCCCGCGCTTCGCCCCCACCAGCACGCCCGAGCAACTGGAGCTGGCCGGCAAGCTGCTGAGCGAGTACCCGGATCTGTACATGCACACCCATCTGTCGGAGAACCGCCAGGAGATCGAGTGGGTGAAAGCGCTGTTCCCCGAGCGCCAGGGCTACCTGGACGTCTACCACCACCACCGCCTGACCGGCCCGCGCGCGGTGTTCGCCCATGGCGTGCACCTGTGCGACGAGGAGTGCCAGCGCCTGGCCGAGACCGGCTCGGCGGTGGCCTTCTGCCCCACCTCCAACCTGTTCCTGGGCAGCGGTCTGTTCGACCTGAACAAGCTGGAACGCCATGGCGTGCGCGTCGGCCTGGGCACCGACGTGGGCGCCGGCACCAGCTTCAGCCAGTTGCAGTCACTCAACGAGGCCTACAAGGTGATGCAACTACAGGGCAAGAAACTCGATCCGTTCAAATCGCTGTACCTGGCCACCCTGGGCGGTGCCCATGCGCTGTATCTGGACGAGCGACTGGGCAACTTCCTGCCGGGCAAGGATGCCGACTTCATCGTCCTCGACTACCACGCCACGCCGCTGCTGCGTTACCGCATGCAGCAGGCCAGGAGCCTGGAGGAACGCCTGTTCGCGCTGACCATGCTCGGCGATGACCGCGCGGTACGGGAAACCTTCGCTGCGGGGGTATCCGTGCACCAACGCGACTAA